From the Neoarius graeffei isolate fNeoGra1 chromosome 1, fNeoGra1.pri, whole genome shotgun sequence genome, one window contains:
- the ctdnep1b gene encoding CTD nuclear envelope phosphatase 1B isoform X3 produces the protein MLKSRQCLPCVRTFFGVTSKLWSLFLYFLRKPLRKIIQYQTVRYDNLPLSPLSRTRLNAVKRKILVLDLDETLIHSHHDVILRPSVRPGTPPDFILKVVIDKHPVRFFVHKRPHVDFFLEVVSQWYELVVFTASMEIYGSAVADKLDNNKGILKRRYYRQHCTLDLGSYIKDLSIIHGDLSSIAILDNSPAAYRSHPDNAIPIKSWFSDPSDTALLNLLPMLDALRVAGAYPS, from the exons ATGCTAAAGAGTCGTCAGTGTCTGCCGTGTGTCCGCACTTTCTTTGGCGTGACGTCCAAGTTATGGAGTTTATTTTTGTATTTCCTCAGGAAACCTCTAAGAAAG ATAATCCAATATCAGACGGTGCGATATGACAATTTACCTTTGTCACCATTGTCTAGAACCAGACTCA ATGCAGTAAAGCGGAAGATTCTAGTTTTAGACCTCGATGAGACATTGATTCACTCTCATCATGATGTGATTCTGAGACCGTCAGTACGGCCGGGCACACCACCAGACTTTATCCTTAAA gTTGTTATAGACAAGCACCCAGTCAGATTCTTTGTGCATAAAAGGCCCCATGTGGACTTCTTCTTGGAGGTGGTTAGTCAGTGGTACGAGCTCGTAGTGTTCACTGCTAGCATGGAAATCTATGGCTCTGCAGTAGCAGACAAGCTGGACAACAACAAAGGGATCCTGAAGCGGAGATATTACAGACAG CATTGCACGCTGGATCTGGGTAGTTATATAAAAGACCTCTCTATCATACATGGTGATCTTTCCAGTATAGCAATTCTTGATAACTCTCCTGCAGCGTATCGCAGTCATCCAG ATAATGCAATACCTATAAAGTCATGGTTCAGTGATCCCAGTGACACAGCACTTCTTAACCTTCTGCCAATGTTGGATGCACTAAG
- the ctdnep1b gene encoding CTD nuclear envelope phosphatase 1B isoform X1, translated as MLKSRQCLPCVRTFFGVTSKLWSLFLYFLRKPLRKIIQYQTVRYDNLPLSPLSRTRLNAVKRKILVLDLDETLIHSHHDVILRPSVRPGTPPDFILKVVIDKHPVRFFVHKRPHVDFFLEVVSQWYELVVFTASMEIYGSAVADKLDNNKGILKRRYYRQHCTLDLGSYIKDLSIIHGDLSSIAILDNSPAAYRSHPDNAIPIKSWFSDPSDTALLNLLPMLDALRFTADVRSVLSRNLHQHQL; from the exons ATGCTAAAGAGTCGTCAGTGTCTGCCGTGTGTCCGCACTTTCTTTGGCGTGACGTCCAAGTTATGGAGTTTATTTTTGTATTTCCTCAGGAAACCTCTAAGAAAG ATAATCCAATATCAGACGGTGCGATATGACAATTTACCTTTGTCACCATTGTCTAGAACCAGACTCA ATGCAGTAAAGCGGAAGATTCTAGTTTTAGACCTCGATGAGACATTGATTCACTCTCATCATGATGTGATTCTGAGACCGTCAGTACGGCCGGGCACACCACCAGACTTTATCCTTAAA gTTGTTATAGACAAGCACCCAGTCAGATTCTTTGTGCATAAAAGGCCCCATGTGGACTTCTTCTTGGAGGTGGTTAGTCAGTGGTACGAGCTCGTAGTGTTCACTGCTAGCATGGAAATCTATGGCTCTGCAGTAGCAGACAAGCTGGACAACAACAAAGGGATCCTGAAGCGGAGATATTACAGACAG CATTGCACGCTGGATCTGGGTAGTTATATAAAAGACCTCTCTATCATACATGGTGATCTTTCCAGTATAGCAATTCTTGATAACTCTCCTGCAGCGTATCGCAGTCATCCAG ATAATGCAATACCTATAAAGTCATGGTTCAGTGATCCCAGTGACACAGCACTTCTTAACCTTCTGCCAATGTTGGATGCACTAAG ATTCACAGCCGATGTTCGGTCTGTCCTTAGCCGAAACCTGCACCAACATCAACTTTGA
- the ctdnep1b gene encoding CTD nuclear envelope phosphatase 1B isoform X2, which translates to MLKSRQCLPCVRTFFGVTSKLWSLFLYFLRKPLRKIIQYQTVRYDNLPLSPLSRTRLNAVKRKILVLDLDETLIHSHHDVILRPSVRPGTPPDFILKVVIDKHPVRFFVHKRPHVDFFLEVVSQWYELVVFTASMEIYGSAVADKLDNNKGILKRRYYRQHCTLDLGSYIKDLSIIHGDLSSIAILDNSPAAYRSHPDNAIPIKSWFSDPSDTALLNLLPMLDALSRFIPFYRVAGAYPS; encoded by the exons ATGCTAAAGAGTCGTCAGTGTCTGCCGTGTGTCCGCACTTTCTTTGGCGTGACGTCCAAGTTATGGAGTTTATTTTTGTATTTCCTCAGGAAACCTCTAAGAAAG ATAATCCAATATCAGACGGTGCGATATGACAATTTACCTTTGTCACCATTGTCTAGAACCAGACTCA ATGCAGTAAAGCGGAAGATTCTAGTTTTAGACCTCGATGAGACATTGATTCACTCTCATCATGATGTGATTCTGAGACCGTCAGTACGGCCGGGCACACCACCAGACTTTATCCTTAAA gTTGTTATAGACAAGCACCCAGTCAGATTCTTTGTGCATAAAAGGCCCCATGTGGACTTCTTCTTGGAGGTGGTTAGTCAGTGGTACGAGCTCGTAGTGTTCACTGCTAGCATGGAAATCTATGGCTCTGCAGTAGCAGACAAGCTGGACAACAACAAAGGGATCCTGAAGCGGAGATATTACAGACAG CATTGCACGCTGGATCTGGGTAGTTATATAAAAGACCTCTCTATCATACATGGTGATCTTTCCAGTATAGCAATTCTTGATAACTCTCCTGCAGCGTATCGCAGTCATCCAG ATAATGCAATACCTATAAAGTCATGGTTCAGTGATCCCAGTGACACAGCACTTCTTAACCTTCTGCCAATGTTGGATGCACTAAG